The Colwellia sp. M166 genome segment CTTGACTGAGGTGTCTAGCCAAAAATTTCCTTGCGGGAATTTCGCCTCAATAAGTGCGCCAATAGCTAGGTTATGGTGTAAATGTAATGACGCTAAACCTTGCTCTTGACGCTTAACTGAAATGCGGTAAAGCGCATCATGAGGCGAACTCGATAATGTATAATTACGAATAAGCCAATTGTTTGTATTCGCTATAGCTGAGCTATTATCTAAATTGCTTTCTAAGCGAATAGTTAAGTGTTGGCCTGCTTTAAAAGGCACAAGTTCGCTTTTATCGTGTTTTTCTAGATAAAAGGATCGAATGTCAGTTGTTTCATCAATGATCTTAACGATGCTAAATGAATGCCACATACTTGACTGCTTTTGAGCCATTTCAAGTTGTTTAGCTTGCGCCCAGTTACCTGTTAACAATGAGTTAGGTGAGTATTCGATTAGGCTGGCTCTGAAAGGTAAGGCATTTTTTATACTTAGCCCTTGCTCGACAATAAATTGCCAACCGCGCTCTGCGCCTTTGAATGAATTAAGCAGCGGATCATGTTCTGGCAGTATTGCTACTCGTCCAGATAGGAATAATAAATCACCGGTTTCAAAGTTAGGAAAGAGCAAACCCGCTTTTGGGTTCAGTAAGAAGTTACCCATGGTATTAAAAAAATTGTTCCCTGCGTAATCAGGGATGGTCAGGGTATTGCCAGCTACAGCAACAAAACCTGATTTTCCGCCACGATGCGATACGTCTACGCCTTCAACATTTTTCGTATTTTTGGTGTTAACTGCGCTAGCGACAAAAAAAGTATCGGACTGGGAAATTACGCTTTTTGCATCACTATCTAATGTTTTAAAATATGTTTTTTCCGCAGTCACATTGTCAACTTGGCGAAAGTCACGCGTTTGAATGTACTGTGGGCAATTGCCAAATGACTGCTCGACTTTAATGCTAAAATATTGCTCTGTAACGGCTGTTATTCGTGCATTTAAGCGGTTTCGTCTGCGTGTTGGTATTTCAATGCCCAAAAAGCCCAATGGCTGGCCAAGCTTTAGTGAG includes the following:
- a CDS encoding pyridoxamine 5'-phosphate oxidase family protein; this encodes MSNASEKSPFHSGEKAMQQRVGKADAMATIGRKVVRSYLPEQHRDFFAKLPFVVVGSVDEAGRPWASILPGSPGFMNSTTPTSVDIKATPITGDPLSSSLKLGQPLGFLGIEIPTRRRNRLNARITAVTEQYFSIKVEQSFGNCPQYIQTRDFRQVDNVTAEKTYFKTLDSDAKSVISQSDTFFVASAVNTKNTKNVEGVDVSHRGGKSGFVAVAGNTLTIPDYAGNNFFNTMGNFLLNPKAGLLFPNFETGDLLFLSGRVAILPEHDPLLNSFKGAERGWQFIVEQGLSIKNALPFRASLIEYSPNSLLTGNWAQAKQLEMAQKQSSMWHSFSIVKIIDETTDIRSFYLEKHDKSELVPFKAGQHLTIRLESNLDNSSAIANTNNWLIRNYTLSSSPHDALYRISVKRQEQGLASLHLHHNLAIGALIEAKFPQGNFWLDTSVKRPAVLLAGGVGITPMISMAQQSYVEGIRTRNTRPISIFHSAQTKAQLAFYDHFKQLESATAQSIAYYPVVGKRISKQTLLENMRSLELIKASNYFLCGPESFMQAMYDILLELGVADKDIFAETFGPSSLRRITHQDDMAEEAETSLVEFRDANIKQQWHKGGATLLELAEAQGLSPPYSCRSGNCGSCAVKLHAGTVTYRTKPSAQIAENNVLICCAVPAKGTNQLVLELYTQAT